One Chlorobaculum limnaeum genomic window carries:
- a CDS encoding hybrid sensor histidine kinase/response regulator yields MPVENPEFGLFREFPEPVCLIDPEGTILDANKAFKSRLPETGAEIPGCNIYELLSATLQSPESAAMRKAMVQKALRTGGHLSFDNEKDGIHWRYIIHPVGSAENRITRLLVIVHDITKSKEEEFQSRKDKLVFKALMDATPGSVIILNAEGRISGINRYAMEVFGKSEPELYACDPFEIVHPEDRPVVLEKFRAILEKNIEETVEAKICVHGNPEQARWFIIYARKTVIDGEPFVVTVGLDIDERKQMEQELKRSRDRLDFTLEKSHLGWWEFNPVTNSTRRTLEHDRIFGYDALLPEWNFNLFLDHIIDEDRAMVKNLSHQALEKQKDFTFECRIRRNDGKIRWIWVAGGFQFDARTNHSLMSGLVRDISERKQQAERQEELQLELQQAQKMEAIGQLAGGIAHDFNNALTAILGNAELLAKKAPPSSRFIEHIDDIRKSALRSASMTRQLLAFARKEIVTPKVCQIDQEIEHLLPMIESLIGSHIRFLWRPASGGRCVLIDPSQIDQILINLCVNARDAIVSNGTITIETTSVVIRGGEFSSAHPCQIPGEYVRIAICDTGCGIDTRALPHIYEPFFTTKEPGKGTGLGLSTVYGILKQNKGWIDCVTEPGEGATFIVYLPAFRSNGAVSRHDEPAESATNISNGTILLVEDSSDILSILQGLLEEKGFRILAAMNAATALETADLHPGAIDLLVTDIMMPEMNGIELSEKLEATRPGLKTLFMSAYAQETFYQPKNLYKKASFIQKPFNINSFLAMVSKMLASS; encoded by the coding sequence ATGCCAGTTGAAAACCCGGAGTTCGGATTGTTCAGGGAGTTCCCGGAGCCGGTCTGTTTAATAGATCCGGAAGGCACGATCCTCGATGCCAACAAAGCGTTCAAGTCCCGTTTACCGGAAACAGGCGCGGAAATTCCGGGATGCAACATCTACGAATTGCTTTCTGCAACGCTCCAGTCGCCGGAGAGCGCGGCGATGAGAAAAGCGATGGTTCAGAAGGCGCTCCGTACAGGCGGTCACCTCTCCTTCGACAACGAGAAAGATGGCATACACTGGCGGTACATCATCCATCCGGTGGGAAGTGCTGAGAACCGGATCACCCGCCTGCTCGTCATCGTTCACGACATCACCAAATCGAAAGAGGAGGAGTTCCAGTCAAGAAAAGACAAGCTCGTCTTCAAGGCGCTCATGGACGCAACGCCCGGTTCGGTCATCATTCTCAACGCCGAAGGTCGGATCAGCGGCATCAATCGCTATGCAATGGAGGTTTTCGGGAAAAGCGAGCCTGAGCTGTATGCCTGCGATCCGTTCGAGATCGTTCATCCCGAAGACCGGCCAGTTGTTCTGGAAAAGTTCAGGGCCATCCTGGAAAAAAACATCGAGGAGACGGTCGAAGCAAAAATCTGCGTGCATGGCAATCCTGAGCAAGCGAGGTGGTTCATCATTTACGCCCGGAAAACCGTGATCGACGGCGAGCCGTTCGTCGTTACCGTCGGCCTCGACATCGATGAACGCAAGCAGATGGAACAGGAGCTGAAACGCAGCCGCGACCGGCTCGATTTCACCCTCGAAAAGTCTCACCTGGGGTGGTGGGAGTTCAACCCCGTGACCAACTCGACCAGACGCACCCTCGAACATGACCGCATCTTCGGCTACGATGCCCTGCTGCCGGAGTGGAATTTCAACCTGTTTCTCGATCACATCATCGACGAAGATCGCGCGATGGTGAAAAACCTGTCCCACCAGGCGCTGGAAAAACAGAAGGATTTCACCTTTGAATGCCGCATCCGCCGCAATGATGGCAAGATCCGCTGGATTTGGGTGGCTGGCGGATTTCAGTTCGATGCGCGCACGAACCACTCTCTCATGTCGGGACTCGTTCGCGATATCAGCGAGCGGAAACAGCAGGCGGAACGGCAGGAGGAGTTGCAGCTCGAACTGCAACAGGCGCAGAAAATGGAGGCGATCGGCCAGCTTGCCGGCGGCATAGCGCACGACTTCAACAATGCGCTGACGGCCATTCTGGGCAATGCCGAGCTGCTCGCCAAAAAAGCTCCCCCGTCGTCGCGCTTCATCGAACACATCGACGACATCCGCAAATCGGCGCTCCGCTCGGCCAGCATGACCCGCCAGTTGCTTGCCTTCGCCCGAAAGGAGATCGTGACGCCTAAGGTTTGCCAGATCGACCAGGAGATCGAGCACCTGCTTCCGATGATCGAATCGCTGATCGGAAGCCACATCCGCTTCCTGTGGCGTCCGGCAAGCGGCGGGCGCTGCGTGCTCATCGATCCATCGCAGATCGACCAGATTCTGATCAACCTGTGCGTCAACGCGCGGGACGCCATCGTCAGCAACGGCACGATCACCATCGAAACCACCTCGGTCGTCATCAGGGGTGGAGAATTCAGCTCCGCTCATCCCTGCCAGATTCCGGGCGAATATGTACGGATCGCCATCTGCGATACCGGATGCGGCATCGACACCCGTGCGCTCCCGCATATCTACGAACCCTTTTTCACCACCAAGGAGCCGGGAAAAGGCACCGGCCTCGGCTTGTCCACGGTCTATGGCATCCTGAAGCAGAACAAGGGGTGGATCGACTGCGTGACCGAACCCGGCGAGGGCGCTACCTTCATCGTCTATTTGCCTGCTTTTCGGAGCAACGGCGCTGTCAGCAGGCATGACGAACCCGCGGAGAGCGCCACGAACATTTCCAATGGCACAATTCTTCTTGTCGAAGACTCTTCCGACATTCTCTCCATCCTGCAAGGACTCCTCGAAGAGAAGGGCTTCCGCATACTGGCTGCCATGAACGCCGCAACCGCGCTCGAGACAGCCGACCTGCACCCTGGCGCTATCGATCTGCTGGTGACAGACATCATGATGCCGGAGATGAACGGGATCGAACTGAGCGAAAAGCTTGAAGCCACGCGACCCGGCCTGAAAACACTCTTCATGTCCGCCTATGCGCAGGAAACCTTTTACCAGCCAAAAAACCTGTATAAGAAAGCGAGCTTCATACAGAAACCGTTCAACATCAACAGTTTTCTGGCTATGGTTTCAAAGATGCTGGCATCGTCTTGA
- the thiC gene encoding phosphomethylpyrimidine synthase ThiC, whose translation MNQENTSCPEKHFFGPASSRITVKGTIYPIEVGMRSVALTRGYECKGERFDAMPLYDTSGPFGDPACEHDVRKGLEPVRDTWGFDCGAVESAKGELSMTGRKPRVAKAGEAVTQMHFARKGVVTPEMEYVAIRENQALESWIEKRGGTPVTPEMVRDEVARGRAIIPANINHPEIEPMIIGRNFRVKINANIGNSALGSSIDEEVEKAVWACRWGADTVMDLSTGKNIHQTREWILRNSPVPIGTVPLYQALEKVGGKAEDLSWEVYRDTLVEQAEQGVDYFTIHSGILAVTLPNAEARQTGIVSRGGSIMARWCRAHKQENFLFTHFDDICDILRSYDVAVSLGDALRPGSIGDANDAAQFGELKTLGELTLRAWARDVQVMIEGPGHVPLHMIRENMEMQLEHCHEAPFYTLGPLVTDVAAGYDHINSAIGGTLIASLGCSMLCYVTPKEHLGLPDRDDVREGVIVHRVAAHAADIAKGSPTAWLRDELMSKARYAFAWEDQFSLALDPLKTRQIHAQNIAATGDTSATAKFCTMCGPDFCSMKRSQETTAGQ comes from the coding sequence ATGAACCAAGAGAACACATCCTGCCCCGAAAAGCACTTTTTCGGCCCCGCATCATCCCGAATCACCGTCAAAGGCACCATCTACCCGATCGAGGTCGGCATGAGAAGCGTCGCCCTCACCCGCGGCTACGAGTGCAAGGGCGAGCGTTTCGACGCGATGCCGCTCTACGACACCAGCGGCCCCTTCGGCGATCCGGCCTGCGAGCACGACGTGCGCAAGGGGCTGGAACCGGTGCGCGACACATGGGGCTTCGACTGCGGCGCGGTCGAGTCGGCGAAGGGTGAACTGTCGATGACAGGCCGCAAGCCGCGCGTGGCGAAGGCGGGCGAAGCGGTCACGCAGATGCACTTCGCCCGCAAGGGCGTCGTGACGCCGGAGATGGAGTACGTGGCGATCCGGGAGAACCAGGCGCTGGAAAGCTGGATCGAAAAGCGCGGCGGCACACCGGTCACGCCCGAAATGGTGAGGGACGAAGTGGCACGGGGACGGGCGATCATTCCGGCCAACATCAACCACCCGGAGATCGAGCCGATGATCATCGGACGGAACTTCCGGGTCAAGATCAACGCCAACATCGGCAACTCGGCGCTCGGTTCGTCGATTGACGAGGAGGTCGAAAAAGCGGTTTGGGCCTGCCGCTGGGGCGCGGACACGGTGATGGATCTGAGCACGGGCAAAAACATCCACCAGACGCGCGAGTGGATTCTGCGTAACTCGCCGGTGCCGATCGGCACGGTGCCGCTCTACCAGGCGCTCGAAAAGGTGGGCGGCAAGGCCGAAGATTTGAGCTGGGAGGTCTATCGCGACACGCTCGTCGAGCAGGCCGAGCAGGGTGTGGACTACTTCACCATCCACTCCGGCATCCTCGCCGTCACCTTGCCCAACGCCGAAGCGCGGCAGACCGGCATCGTCTCGCGCGGCGGCTCGATCATGGCCCGCTGGTGCCGCGCCCACAAACAGGAGAACTTCCTCTTCACACATTTCGACGACATCTGCGACATCCTGCGCAGCTACGACGTGGCGGTCTCGCTCGGCGACGCGCTACGCCCCGGCTCCATCGGCGACGCCAATGACGCGGCGCAGTTCGGCGAGCTGAAAACCCTCGGCGAGCTGACGCTTCGCGCCTGGGCGCGCGACGTGCAGGTGATGATCGAAGGCCCCGGCCACGTGCCGCTGCACATGATCCGCGAGAACATGGAGATGCAGCTCGAGCACTGCCACGAAGCGCCGTTCTACACCCTTGGCCCGCTCGTGACGGACGTGGCTGCCGGGTACGACCACATCAACTCGGCCATCGGCGGTACCCTCATCGCTAGCCTCGGCTGCTCGATGCTCTGCTACGTCACACCGAAGGAGCACCTCGGCCTGCCCGACCGCGACGACGTGCGCGAAGGGGTGATCGTCCACCGCGTCGCCGCCCACGCCGCCGACATCGCCAAAGGCAGCCCGACCGCCTGGCTGCGCGACGAACTGATGAGCAAGGCGCGGTACGCCTTCGCCTGGGAAGACCAGTTCAGCCTCGCCCTCGACCCGCTCAAAACGAGGCAAATTCACGCCCAGAACATCGCCGCCACCGGCGACACCTCCGCCACCGCCAAATTCTGCACCATGTGCGGCCCCGACTTCTGCTCGATGAAACGCTCGCAGGAAACGACTGCCGGTCAGTAA
- a CDS encoding ATP synthase subunit I, with protein sequence MFEDDDLKWHNQGEKDAADGKDRSKPWPIPFESDESYQARCNAYDRGYFHTTGQVDGANLKWTKSTPTTRLFESETDKLRESAYRKGYESGARAPRSKGDSGINSDVTISNESTSSSYGSHSGHYSGISPKPFSTLIVIIYFGVIISYYLLWLVHPHPEKFLGGLIEAFINNCWSPTSDPVLNFFIDAIIIVVGIPIALALAGGILGTGIVLFLVFGVGWLLLKLASLSPFGAIVAIGISLGLLYGAFKWVRAR encoded by the coding sequence ATGTTTGAGGATGACGACCTAAAATGGCATAACCAAGGAGAGAAAGACGCCGCAGACGGGAAAGATCGCTCAAAGCCATGGCCAATACCTTTCGAGTCAGATGAGAGCTACCAGGCGCGGTGTAACGCCTACGACAGAGGATATTTTCACACAACCGGCCAAGTGGACGGTGCTAACCTAAAGTGGACCAAGTCTACGCCAACCACACGGCTCTTTGAGTCCGAAACGGACAAACTACGAGAGTCCGCCTACCGAAAAGGATACGAAAGTGGAGCCAGAGCACCACGATCTAAAGGCGATTCAGGCATAAATTCTGACGTAACGATATCAAACGAAAGTACATCGTCTTCTTACGGATCACATTCTGGTCATTATTCGGGCATCTCTCCAAAGCCTTTTAGTACCCTGATAGTTATCATCTATTTTGGCGTGATTATTAGCTACTACCTTTTGTGGCTCGTACACCCACACCCAGAGAAGTTCTTGGGTGGATTAATAGAAGCGTTTATTAATAATTGTTGGTCACCAACCAGTGACCCAGTTCTAAATTTCTTTATAGATGCAATCATTATCGTTGTTGGTATTCCAATTGCTTTGGCGCTTGCTGGTGGAATACTTGGCACCGGCATAGTACTGTTCTTGGTTTTTGGGGTTGGCTGGCTTCTATTGAAGCTCGCTAGCCTGAGTCCATTCGGTGCGATAGTGGCAATTGGCATATCTCTTGGCCTGCTATACGGTGCGTTCAAGTGGGTGCGTGCGAGATAG
- a CDS encoding 6-pyruvoyl trahydropterin synthase family protein — translation MLISRKIEIDYGHTLPNSFSFCNQLHGHRGVIVATVEGPVIERDGDAEEGMVMDFKFLRQIMDEHIHDLLDHGFAVWKEDKEDLEFILRRNSRVLVTDEPPTAEYLAKWAFNQIMGKLPEGVTLKNLRWYETPNNWADYDGQ, via the coding sequence ATGCTCATCTCCAGGAAAATCGAGATCGACTACGGCCACACCCTTCCGAACAGCTTCAGCTTCTGCAACCAGTTGCACGGCCATCGCGGCGTCATTGTGGCGACGGTCGAAGGGCCGGTCATCGAGCGCGACGGCGACGCCGAAGAGGGCATGGTGATGGATTTCAAGTTCCTGCGCCAGATCATGGACGAGCACATCCACGACCTGCTCGACCACGGCTTCGCGGTCTGGAAAGAGGACAAGGAAGACCTCGAATTCATCCTCAGGCGCAACAGCCGCGTGCTCGTGACCGACGAGCCACCCACCGCCGAATACCTCGCCAAATGGGCCTTCAACCAGATCATGGGCAAACTCCCAGAAGGCGTCACGCTCAAAAACCTCCGCTGGTACGAAACGCCGAACAACTGGGCGGACTACGACGGCCAATGA
- a CDS encoding radical SAM protein: protein MNYVFGPVSSKRLGQSLGVDLLPSKSCTWNCVYCQLGRTKAFVTERREFFPKEEILAEILDSVTSGKKIDWITFVGSGETTLYKGLDWLIAEVKKATKIPVAVITNGSLLSLPEVRKELLEADAVLPSLNAGSAELFERVDRPAPGFSFERHIEGLRRFRQEYRGKFWVEVMLIAGLNDSEEALKEMANVLAEIRPDMIHLVMPTRPAPESFVGIPDEELVQRAVFILSAAAPVLHPAKGEMKLGSADDLLDTVSGIATRHPVQERELEAALGKLFDGDAAKIREAMEMLLASGRFEKVLQGGELYWIVKSA from the coding sequence ATGAACTACGTTTTCGGACCGGTCTCATCGAAACGCCTCGGCCAGTCGCTCGGCGTCGATCTCTTGCCATCGAAGAGCTGCACCTGGAACTGCGTCTACTGCCAGCTTGGGCGCACGAAGGCGTTCGTGACGGAACGGCGTGAATTTTTCCCGAAAGAGGAGATTCTCGCCGAAATTCTCGATTCGGTCACGAGCGGCAAGAAGATCGACTGGATCACTTTCGTCGGCTCCGGCGAGACGACGCTTTACAAGGGGCTCGACTGGCTGATCGCCGAGGTCAAAAAGGCGACGAAGATACCGGTGGCGGTCATTACCAACGGTTCGCTGCTCTCTTTGCCGGAAGTGCGCAAGGAGCTGCTCGAAGCGGACGCCGTGCTGCCGTCGCTCAACGCCGGTTCGGCGGAGCTGTTCGAGCGCGTCGACCGCCCCGCGCCGGGCTTCAGCTTCGAGCGGCACATCGAGGGATTGCGGCGCTTCAGGCAGGAGTATCGCGGAAAATTCTGGGTCGAGGTGATGCTCATCGCCGGGCTGAACGACTCGGAGGAGGCGCTCAAGGAGATGGCGAACGTGCTTGCGGAGATCCGGCCAGACATGATTCACCTGGTCATGCCGACCCGCCCCGCGCCCGAAAGCTTTGTCGGCATTCCGGACGAAGAGCTCGTCCAGCGAGCGGTCTTCATCCTGTCAGCAGCCGCTCCGGTGCTGCATCCCGCCAAGGGCGAAATGAAGCTCGGTTCGGCGGACGACCTGCTCGACACCGTTTCCGGTATCGCCACCCGCCATCCGGTGCAGGAGCGCGAACTCGAAGCGGCGCTCGGCAAGCTCTTCGATGGTGACGCCGCGAAAATCCGCGAGGCTATGGAGATGCTGCTCGCCTCGGGACGCTTCGAAAAGGTGCTCCAGGGCGGCGAGCTTTACTGGATAGTCAAATCTGCCTGA
- a CDS encoding BCD family MFS transporter produces MNKFFRIFNLARLSLFQIGFGIMLGFVQDILNRVMIKELFLPATIALGLISLKELLAILGVKVWAGNLSDRHSIFGYRRTPYVLIGLLSCIVSFILAPTAAYEVRLDGTGSLVSIIFSALGDVGLWKLSAIFLIFGFGLQVATTAYYALIADMVDEKDIGKIAGASWTLMVLTAIISNYSIGVYLKVFTPERLTQVAEIGGLVSLIFGLIAVLGVERRNAAVGTHKEKHSISFPQAIRLLASSPNTMLFAFYIFISIFALFANEVVMDPFGAEVFGMQVSETTKLFKPVMGGTQLIFMLLTGFLLSKIGARRGAYIGNVFGGIGFGLIIAAGFMHDVQFLRIALVVTGIGLGAASVSNITMMMNMTAGRSGIYMGLWGTAQSLAIFIGHSSAGVIRDLVFHFSGNHMLAYAVIFVLEIIAFTASSLVLPHVSREAFEAESAAKMSEIESAAEAG; encoded by the coding sequence ATGAATAAATTCTTTCGGATTTTCAATCTTGCCAGGCTCTCGCTGTTTCAGATAGGGTTCGGCATCATGCTCGGTTTCGTGCAGGACATCCTGAACCGGGTCATGATCAAGGAGCTGTTCCTTCCGGCCACCATCGCGCTCGGCCTGATCAGCCTCAAGGAGCTGCTCGCCATTCTCGGCGTCAAGGTGTGGGCGGGCAACCTCTCCGACCGCCACAGCATCTTCGGCTATCGCCGCACGCCGTATGTGCTGATCGGCCTCTTGAGCTGCATCGTCTCCTTCATCCTCGCGCCGACGGCGGCCTACGAGGTGCGGCTCGATGGAACGGGAAGCCTCGTCAGCATCATTTTTTCTGCGCTGGGGGATGTCGGCCTCTGGAAGCTCAGCGCCATCTTCCTGATCTTCGGCTTCGGCCTCCAGGTCGCCACCACCGCCTATTACGCCTTGATCGCCGACATGGTTGACGAAAAAGACATTGGCAAGATCGCTGGAGCGAGCTGGACGCTCATGGTGCTGACGGCCATCATCTCCAACTACAGCATCGGCGTCTATCTGAAGGTGTTCACGCCGGAGCGGCTGACCCAGGTTGCCGAGATCGGCGGCCTCGTCTCGCTCATCTTCGGTCTCATCGCCGTGCTCGGCGTCGAGCGCCGGAATGCCGCGGTCGGCACGCACAAGGAGAAGCACAGCATCAGCTTTCCCCAGGCGATCCGCCTGCTCGCTTCGTCGCCCAATACCATGCTTTTCGCGTTCTACATTTTTATCTCGATCTTCGCGCTCTTCGCCAACGAGGTGGTAATGGATCCCTTCGGCGCGGAGGTGTTCGGGATGCAGGTCTCCGAGACCACCAAGCTCTTCAAGCCGGTGATGGGCGGCACGCAGCTCATTTTCATGCTGCTGACCGGCTTCCTGCTCTCGAAGATCGGTGCGCGGCGCGGCGCGTATATCGGCAATGTCTTCGGCGGAATCGGCTTCGGGCTGATTATCGCCGCCGGGTTCATGCACGACGTGCAGTTCCTGCGCATCGCGCTTGTGGTGACCGGCATCGGCCTCGGTGCGGCGAGCGTTTCGAACATCACCATGATGATGAACATGACCGCCGGACGGAGCGGCATTTACATGGGTCTCTGGGGCACGGCGCAGAGTCTCGCCATCTTCATCGGTCACTCCAGCGCGGGGGTGATTCGCGATCTCGTGTTCCACTTTTCGGGCAACCACATGCTCGCCTACGCGGTCATTTTCGTGCTTGAAATCATCGCCTTCACCGCCTCCAGCCTGGTGCTGCCGCACGTATCGCGCGAGGCGTTCGAGGCGGAGAGCGCGGCCAAAATGTCGGAAATCGAGAGTGCCGCCGAGGCGGGCTGA
- the greA gene encoding transcription elongation factor GreA, which produces MSDRIYLTRDGYNRLKEELHLLTTETRKEVLEKIAEARSHGDLSENAEYDAAREEQSQLEAKISDLENKLASATILDPKQIKTDKVYILTSVKLRNLQVDDEIIEYTLVSSEEADMDLGKISVRSPVGRSLIGKSVGEKVKISVPKGELHYEILDIFVK; this is translated from the coding sequence ATGAGTGACCGAATTTATCTGACACGGGATGGGTACAACCGGCTCAAGGAGGAGCTTCACCTGTTGACGACCGAGACCCGCAAGGAGGTGCTCGAAAAGATCGCCGAGGCGCGTTCGCACGGAGACCTGAGCGAAAACGCCGAGTACGACGCCGCCCGCGAAGAGCAGTCGCAGCTCGAAGCGAAAATTTCCGATCTCGAAAACAAGCTCGCTTCCGCCACCATTCTCGACCCCAAGCAGATCAAGACGGACAAGGTCTATATTCTCACCTCGGTCAAGCTGCGTAACCTGCAAGTCGATGACGAAATCATCGAGTACACTCTGGTTTCATCCGAGGAGGCCGACATGGATCTCGGCAAAATTTCCGTGCGCTCTCCCGTCGGGCGCTCGCTGATCGGCAAGTCCGTGGGCGAAAAGGTGAAAATCAGCGTGCCGAAAGGGGAGTTGCATTATGAAATCCTCGATATTTTTGTTAAATAG
- the cysE gene encoding serine O-acetyltransferase produces MSVQEIWSSILEEARLECEREPEIKLFLEQHILRYEQFAPALAMLLSVKLGSKHFPPPVLEGIFEDFYRQSPDAVRFAVCDLVATQQRDPAAVNYYEIMLFLKGYQALQSYRLAHWLWRNGRKSLAYFLQNRMSEVFAVDIHPAAKIGKGILLDHATSLVIGETAVVEDNVSLLHEVTLGGTGKESGDRHPKVGKSVMIGAGAKILGNIKIGEGAKVGAGSVVLDDVPPHYTVAGVPAHIVGRTESPEPALDMNQRLVFPEKKKPKGEEHPCS; encoded by the coding sequence ATGAGCGTACAGGAAATCTGGTCATCGATTCTCGAAGAGGCGCGTCTCGAATGCGAGCGCGAGCCTGAAATCAAGCTCTTTCTGGAGCAGCACATTCTGCGGTACGAACAGTTCGCTCCGGCGCTGGCCATGCTGCTTTCCGTCAAGCTCGGCTCGAAGCACTTTCCGCCGCCGGTGCTTGAAGGGATTTTCGAGGATTTCTACCGCCAGAGTCCCGATGCTGTGCGGTTTGCCGTCTGCGACCTCGTGGCGACGCAGCAGCGCGACCCGGCGGCGGTAAACTATTACGAGATCATGCTTTTCCTCAAGGGCTACCAGGCGCTCCAGTCCTATCGTCTGGCGCACTGGCTCTGGCGGAACGGACGCAAATCGCTCGCCTACTTCCTGCAGAACCGCATGTCGGAGGTGTTTGCGGTCGATATTCACCCGGCGGCCAAAATCGGCAAGGGCATTCTGCTCGACCACGCCACGAGCCTCGTCATCGGCGAGACCGCTGTGGTGGAGGACAACGTTTCGCTCCTGCACGAGGTGACGCTTGGCGGCACCGGCAAGGAGTCGGGCGACCGCCATCCGAAGGTCGGCAAGTCGGTGATGATCGGCGCGGGAGCCAAGATTCTTGGCAACATCAAAATCGGCGAAGGCGCCAAGGTCGGCGCGGGTAGCGTGGTGCTCGACGACGTGCCTCCGCACTACACGGTCGCCGGTGTGCCCGCGCACATCGTGGGCCGCACCGAATCGCCCGAACCCGCCCTCGACATGAACCAGCGCCTCGTCTTTCCGGAGAAGAAAAAGCCGAAAGGCGAAGAGCACCCCTGTTCCTGA
- a CDS encoding transposase — protein sequence MVSLDEYVIMPNHLHGIVVINERDQSNFCGAGERVGARPTPTVPRTAAIPTLGMIVGAFKSMSIHDVLAHIEENGLDMIGKIWQRNYFERVIRNERDLDNIRTYIRNNPRNWERDDENPAR from the coding sequence ATGGTGTCGCTGGATGAATACGTCATTATGCCTAATCACTTGCATGGCATTGTGGTTATCAACGAACGGGACCAATCGAATTTTTGTGGTGCTGGGGAAAGGGTAGGCGCGAGGCCTACCCCTACAGTTCCAAGAACCGCAGCAATACCGACATTGGGAATGATTGTTGGGGCGTTCAAATCAATGTCGATACATGATGTTCTTGCTCACATTGAAGAGAATGGTTTGGATATGATCGGGAAAATCTGGCAGCGGAACTACTTTGAACGGGTCATCAGAAATGAACGTGATCTGGACAACATCAGAACCTATATCAGAAACAATCCCAGGAATTGGGAACGAGACGACGAAAACCCGGCAAGATGA
- the tpiA gene encoding triose-phosphate isomerase, translating to MRRKIVVGNWKMNNTIAESVELATAIAEKVGGDGVTCEVGIAPTFPALHEVGKVIEWSGIRLCAQNCHYENDGAFTGEVSTRMLAAAGCSYVIVGHSERRQYFGETSQIVNRKVQKALAEGLSVIMCVGETLDERERGVTDEVVATQVVEGLADVTDLTNLVIAYEPVWAIGTGKTATSQQAQDVHAMIRAKVAELYGQQAADHLRIQYGGSVKPSNAVELFGMPDIDGGLIGGASLKVDDFMGIVEAAG from the coding sequence ATGCGCAGAAAAATTGTTGTCGGCAACTGGAAGATGAACAACACCATTGCCGAATCGGTCGAGCTTGCGACCGCGATTGCCGAGAAAGTCGGCGGCGACGGCGTCACGTGCGAGGTTGGCATCGCGCCGACCTTTCCGGCGTTGCACGAAGTTGGCAAGGTGATCGAGTGGAGCGGCATCAGGCTCTGCGCCCAGAACTGCCATTACGAGAACGATGGTGCGTTCACCGGCGAGGTCTCCACCCGGATGCTTGCCGCGGCGGGATGCAGCTACGTTATCGTCGGCCACTCGGAGCGCCGTCAGTATTTCGGCGAAACCAGCCAGATCGTCAACCGCAAGGTGCAGAAGGCGCTTGCCGAGGGTCTGTCGGTCATCATGTGCGTCGGCGAAACGCTCGATGAGCGCGAGCGCGGCGTGACGGATGAAGTCGTCGCCACCCAGGTGGTCGAAGGACTTGCCGATGTAACCGACCTCACCAATCTGGTGATCGCCTACGAACCGGTCTGGGCCATCGGCACCGGCAAAACCGCCACCAGCCAGCAGGCGCAGGATGTTCACGCGATGATCCGCGCCAAAGTCGCCGAACTCTACGGCCAGCAAGCGGCGGATCACCTCAGAATACAGTACGGCGGCAGCGTCAAACCCTCGAACGCAGTCGAACTCTTCGGAATGCCCGACATCGACGGCGGCCTCATCGGCGGCGCAAGCCTCAAGGTTGACGACTTCATGGGGATTGTCGAAGCCGCGGGGTAA